Proteins encoded within one genomic window of Flavobacterium gilvum:
- a CDS encoding DUF2271 domain-containing protein — MKSTLKIALTGTLILLLSFQASAQTSKYKCMLQMSNYAGEGAYIVVSLINPKGDYDKTLYVMGDDKKWYKTLKQWHKFYSKRPTDISATTGASVTGGDRSVTTLEIEDAKINKGYKLRFETAVEDNKYYTNDIEIPLTTEGIADKTEGKGYIRYVRLSRI; from the coding sequence ATGAAATCAACACTAAAAATAGCCTTAACCGGAACATTAATCTTATTATTATCATTCCAAGCCTCAGCTCAAACTAGCAAATACAAATGCATGTTGCAAATGTCCAACTATGCTGGCGAAGGTGCTTACATTGTTGTGTCGCTTATCAACCCAAAAGGGGATTACGACAAAACCCTCTATGTAATGGGCGATGATAAAAAATGGTACAAAACACTTAAACAATGGCATAAATTTTATTCCAAAAGACCAACCGACATCAGTGCCACAACCGGAGCTTCGGTAACTGGCGGCGATCGTAGTGTGACAACTTTGGAAATTGAAGATGCTAAAATCAACAAAGGATATAAATTACGTTTTGAAACTGCTGTTGAAGACAACAAATATTATACAAACGATATTGAAATTCCGCTTACAACAGAAGGAATCGCAGATAAAACAGAAGGCAAAGGATACATTCGCTATGTGAGATTGAGTAGAATCTAA
- a CDS encoding ankyrin repeat domain-containing protein: MKKNLFFPLAFIATLFVSAQQKNTLLEQSFWKTNPDVASVQAEIAKGNNPSESNDKAFDPVVLAINNDAPNATIKYLLEQPGNSVNKPTHDNRIYLHWAATKGNVEIIEYLIAKGSNINLEDSHSSFPITSAASSGQKNTAIYDAFFKAGIDPKKKYQDGANLLLLAIAYDKDLTLTNYFISKGMSLKDVDSDGNTAFNYAARTGNISLLKNLLEKGVKYNDNALLFAAQGSRRDANTLETYKYLVEDLKIKPTATNKEGQNVFHSLVTKAKQTEIINYFISKGADSNKADIDGNTPLMIAASNRENIEALSQLLPLTKNINAQNKKGESALTKAIQSGTVEAATLLTEKGADVKVLDKDGNNLGFYLIDSYRPQMQGMGGGRPTEGGNSPRQDAFATKIKLLQDKGLDLAAPQKDGSTLYHFAVAKNDLALLKKIANLNIDINAKNKNGLTALHKAAMISKDDTILKYLLSLGAKKEIKTDFDESPYALAKENETLSKNKISLEFLK; encoded by the coding sequence ATGAAAAAAAATCTTTTTTTCCCCCTCGCTTTCATTGCTACTTTGTTTGTCAGTGCACAGCAAAAAAACACGCTTTTGGAACAGTCTTTCTGGAAAACTAATCCTGATGTAGCATCGGTTCAAGCAGAAATCGCAAAAGGCAACAACCCATCAGAATCCAATGACAAGGCTTTTGACCCAGTTGTTCTCGCCATAAATAATGACGCTCCAAATGCTACTATAAAATACTTACTGGAACAACCTGGAAACAGCGTTAACAAACCAACACACGATAACCGAATTTACCTTCATTGGGCTGCTACTAAAGGTAATGTAGAAATCATAGAATATTTAATTGCTAAAGGCTCAAACATTAATCTTGAAGACAGCCACAGCAGTTTCCCAATCACTTCTGCAGCCAGCAGCGGTCAAAAAAACACAGCAATCTATGATGCTTTTTTCAAAGCAGGAATTGACCCAAAGAAAAAATACCAAGATGGTGCAAACCTATTGCTTTTGGCCATAGCCTACGACAAAGACCTTACGCTTACCAATTATTTTATTTCAAAAGGAATGTCCCTTAAAGATGTTGATTCCGATGGAAATACTGCTTTCAATTATGCGGCAAGAACTGGAAATATTTCTTTGTTAAAAAACCTTTTGGAAAAAGGAGTAAAATACAATGATAACGCACTTCTTTTTGCTGCACAAGGTTCCCGTAGAGATGCCAACACACTTGAAACCTACAAATACCTGGTTGAAGATTTAAAAATAAAACCAACGGCCACTAACAAAGAAGGACAAAACGTATTTCATTCATTGGTAACCAAAGCCAAGCAAACCGAGATTATCAACTACTTTATTTCCAAAGGAGCAGATAGCAACAAAGCAGATATTGACGGTAACACACCATTAATGATTGCCGCTTCAAACAGAGAAAACATTGAAGCTTTGAGTCAATTGTTGCCTCTCACCAAAAACATAAATGCTCAAAACAAAAAAGGAGAATCGGCGCTGACAAAAGCAATTCAATCCGGGACTGTTGAAGCAGCAACTCTTTTGACAGAAAAAGGAGCCGATGTAAAAGTGCTTGACAAAGACGGGAATAATTTAGGTTTTTACTTAATCGATTCTTACCGCCCGCAAATGCAAGGAATGGGAGGAGGACGTCCTACCGAAGGCGGCAATTCACCAAGACAAGATGCTTTTGCTACCAAAATAAAACTATTGCAAGACAAAGGATTGGACTTGGCTGCTCCGCAAAAAGACGGAAGCACACTTTACCATTTTGCTGTTGCCAAAAATGATTTAGCTTTGCTAAAGAAAATTGCCAATTTAAACATCGATATTAATGCCAAAAATAAGAATGGTTTGACCGCTTTGCACAAAGCCGCGATGATTTCAAAAGACGACACAATCTTAAAATACCTTCTTTCGCTTGGCGCAAAAAAAGAAATCAAAACCGATTTTGACGAAAGTCCATACGCCTTGGCAAAAGAAAACGAAACATTAAGCAAAAACAAAATATCATTGGAGTTTTTGAAGTAA
- a CDS encoding PepSY-associated TM helix domain-containing protein: protein MKNNNFKKAIGKIHLWLGLSSGIIVFIIAITGCLYAFQEEIQNYTEEYRFVEKQNKAFLLPSQLEQIARKELPGKVLHSIKYNGREKSAEAIFFHYEPTYYYIIYLNPYTGKKLKTINMDEGFFSFILDGHFYLWLPEKIGQTVCATATLIFLILIISGLFLWFPRNKNAVKQRFWFRWKDTTKWKRKNYDLHNITGFYVLLIALVFAITGLVWGFQWFANSYYKSLGGKKSLIYQDAVSTKKSTTIAKPLDKVWQMMQKEYPTAKSIEVHPPENDSTAIAANINPEVGTFYKIDYRYFDQYTLKEIQVNHIFDKYADANVADKLIRMNYDIHTGAVFGLAGKIFAFLISLLIATLPISGFYIWWGRNKKKKEKTAA from the coding sequence ATGAAAAACAATAATTTCAAAAAAGCAATCGGTAAAATACATTTATGGCTCGGGTTATCCTCGGGCATCATTGTATTTATAATTGCCATCACCGGTTGTTTATATGCTTTTCAGGAAGAAATACAAAACTATACCGAAGAATATCGATTTGTAGAAAAGCAAAATAAAGCTTTTCTCCTGCCCTCGCAATTGGAACAAATTGCAAGAAAAGAACTTCCCGGAAAAGTGCTTCATTCTATCAAATACAATGGAAGAGAAAAATCGGCAGAAGCCATTTTTTTTCATTACGAACCTACTTATTATTATATCATTTATCTGAATCCTTATACGGGCAAAAAATTGAAAACCATCAATATGGATGAAGGTTTTTTCAGTTTCATTCTCGACGGGCACTTCTATCTTTGGTTACCAGAAAAAATTGGACAAACTGTTTGCGCAACAGCCACATTAATTTTCCTAATTCTCATTATTTCAGGATTATTTCTTTGGTTTCCAAGAAATAAAAATGCTGTAAAACAACGCTTTTGGTTCCGATGGAAAGACACAACAAAATGGAAACGCAAAAACTATGATTTGCACAACATCACCGGATTTTACGTTTTATTGATTGCACTTGTTTTTGCCATTACCGGTTTGGTTTGGGGGTTTCAATGGTTTGCCAATTCTTATTACAAGTCTCTTGGAGGTAAAAAATCGTTAATCTACCAAGATGCAGTTTCAACAAAAAAAAGTACTACTATAGCCAAACCATTAGATAAAGTTTGGCAAATGATGCAAAAAGAATACCCAACTGCAAAATCCATCGAAGTGCATCCTCCGGAAAACGACAGCACGGCCATAGCTGCCAATATCAATCCCGAAGTTGGAACGTTTTATAAAATAGATTATCGCTATTTTGACCAGTACACATTGAAAGAAATACAAGTGAATCACATTTTCGACAAATATGCAGATGCCAACGTTGCCGATAAATTAATACGAATGAATTATGACATTCACACCGGAGCGGTTTTTGGTCTGGCAGGAAAAATATTTGCCTTTTTAATCAGTTTACTTATTGCTACGCTTCCTATTTCTGGTTTTTATATTTGGTGGGGAAGGAACAAAAAGAAAAAAGAAAAAACAGCCGCTTAA
- a CDS encoding TonB-dependent receptor: MKNIFPFFIAFLFSVISVFGQGNASIKGGTIKGIIQTSDNKPAEGVSLSIKGTNKNTISGNNGIYEIKNIPAGTHILIVTLVGYKDINKEIIITSKGITIQDLKLDLVNQELNQVVILSNKSTFKTNRISSSLRLQGPIIEIPQNIQVITGKLMQNQQIFDMLEGVSRNVSGATRVEHWDNYARITMRGSQVSAFRNGMNMSTTWGPLTEDMSMVERIEFVKGPAGFMLATGNPSGFYNVVTKKPSGRNKAEASFTYGSDNLFRGTFDLDGKLTKDGKLLYRLNVMGQKRDSYRDFDFNDRYSFAPVLKYLPTDNTSITLEYTQQFSKVNAIGANYLFMKNGYEELPRSNTTSEPNLDPTDMLERSLLGIIEHKFDDNWRVTFQGDYMNYQQEGIKLWPNGFDPNNDAILKRAGSNWDILGKTYIAQSFVNGNFKTGAVSHKLLGGIDISEKTYYHDWNQYFTMPDLDVYNPVHGTLPSSPTFDRSKDIKERGVKYKNNYTASYIQDEIGFLDDRLRLTLAGRYTLLKATDAYSGGTSNDKFTPRIGLSYSLNSDNSFYFVRDESFTENYGTDWQGKSFNPQTGTNLELGYKKDWFNGKWNSVLAAYQITMNNVLTIDPDHSNGSMQYNKEGGQHKIKGIEVDVRGEILKNFDVIANYAFTEGRVTEDTDPTMVGNQIPGSTKHIQSTWLNYTFDNGFFNGFGASLGYQYQVKRAPWFISPNNTGSLPDYFRLDGGLSYQFKKVSINLIVNNILNQYLYSGGYDSYGDMYYLQAEAGTNARINITYKF, translated from the coding sequence ATGAAAAATATATTCCCTTTCTTTATTGCTTTTCTGTTTTCGGTAATATCTGTATTCGGACAGGGAAATGCAAGCATAAAAGGAGGAACTATAAAAGGAATCATCCAAACCAGCGACAATAAACCTGCAGAAGGAGTGTCTCTTTCGATAAAAGGAACAAATAAAAACACAATATCCGGGAACAATGGTATTTATGAAATTAAAAATATCCCAGCCGGAACACACATATTGATTGTTACCTTAGTAGGCTATAAAGACATTAATAAAGAAATAATAATTACATCAAAAGGAATTACCATCCAAGATTTAAAACTCGACTTGGTGAATCAAGAGCTGAATCAAGTTGTAATTTTGAGTAACAAAAGTACTTTTAAAACCAATAGAATTTCCTCTTCGCTGCGATTGCAAGGTCCTATAATCGAAATTCCACAAAACATACAAGTGATTACCGGAAAGTTGATGCAGAATCAGCAAATTTTTGATATGCTCGAAGGAGTTTCCCGCAATGTAAGTGGCGCAACAAGAGTAGAACACTGGGATAATTATGCCCGAATTACCATGAGAGGAAGTCAGGTTTCGGCTTTCAGAAATGGAATGAACATGAGTACAACTTGGGGGCCATTGACGGAAGATATGAGCATGGTAGAACGTATTGAATTTGTAAAGGGCCCAGCAGGTTTTATGCTTGCAACCGGAAATCCAAGTGGTTTTTATAATGTGGTGACCAAAAAACCAAGCGGAAGGAACAAAGCCGAAGCGAGTTTTACCTACGGAAGCGATAATTTATTCAGAGGCACTTTTGACCTCGACGGTAAACTAACCAAAGATGGAAAACTCTTGTACCGCCTGAATGTTATGGGACAAAAAAGAGACAGTTATAGAGATTTTGATTTCAATGACCGTTATTCATTTGCCCCAGTATTAAAATATTTGCCCACAGACAATACTTCAATCACACTCGAATATACCCAACAATTCTCAAAGGTAAATGCCATTGGAGCCAACTATCTTTTTATGAAAAATGGCTATGAAGAATTACCAAGAAGCAACACCACATCAGAACCCAACTTAGACCCAACCGATATGCTCGAAAGAAGTCTTTTGGGAATTATCGAACATAAATTCGATGATAATTGGCGCGTTACTTTTCAGGGTGATTATATGAATTACCAACAAGAAGGAATCAAATTATGGCCTAATGGTTTTGACCCAAACAACGATGCTATCCTCAAAAGAGCGGGAAGCAATTGGGATATTTTAGGAAAAACCTATATCGCCCAATCATTTGTAAATGGTAATTTCAAAACTGGTGCTGTCTCCCACAAACTTTTGGGAGGTATAGATATAAGCGAAAAAACCTATTATCACGACTGGAATCAATATTTTACCATGCCTGATTTGGACGTTTACAATCCGGTGCATGGAACATTGCCCTCCTCTCCTACTTTTGACAGAAGTAAGGATATAAAAGAGCGCGGCGTAAAATACAAAAACAATTATACGGCGAGTTATATTCAGGACGAAATAGGATTTTTGGACGATAGACTTCGCTTAACTTTAGCAGGAAGATATACCTTGCTGAAAGCAACAGATGCTTATTCGGGCGGAACATCCAATGATAAATTCACGCCTCGCATTGGCTTAAGTTATTCATTAAACAGCGACAACTCTTTCTATTTTGTACGCGATGAATCTTTTACCGAAAATTATGGAACCGATTGGCAGGGAAAAAGCTTCAATCCGCAAACGGGAACCAATCTGGAGTTGGGATATAAAAAAGATTGGTTCAACGGAAAATGGAATTCGGTATTGGCTGCCTACCAAATTACGATGAACAATGTTCTTACCATTGACCCCGACCATTCGAATGGATCAATGCAATACAACAAAGAAGGCGGTCAGCATAAAATTAAAGGAATCGAAGTTGATGTAAGAGGAGAAATTCTTAAAAACTTTGACGTTATTGCCAACTATGCTTTTACTGAAGGAAGAGTAACTGAAGATACAGACCCAACAATGGTTGGAAACCAAATTCCGGGCTCAACCAAACACATTCAAAGCACATGGTTGAATTACACTTTTGATAATGGTTTCTTCAACGGATTTGGTGCTTCGTTAGGCTATCAATACCAAGTAAAAAGAGCTCCTTGGTTTATTTCTCCAAATAATACCGGTTCTCTTCCAGATTATTTCCGTCTCGATGGAGGGCTTTCATATCAATTCAAAAAAGTGTCTATCAACCTTATTGTGAACAATATTTTGAACCAATACTTATACTCTGGCGGATATGACAGCTATGGTGACATGTATTATCTGCAGGCCGAAGCCGGTACAAACGCAAGAATAAATATTACCTACAAATTTTAA
- a CDS encoding DUF6265 family protein — MFQKTTLILLLLVIISCKKNPEATEKDQIKKANWLLGKWETKTDDGVLSESWKQLNDSTFQGESFFIKEKDTLHFETMTLQQKGEELFYNATVKGQNDDKTVPFKMTIITEKQLIFENPKHDYPQKITYSLIKKDSLVASISGIQLGKPSSESFGMKKEEQTK, encoded by the coding sequence ATGTTTCAAAAAACAACCCTTATACTGCTTTTGTTAGTCATTATTTCCTGTAAAAAGAATCCTGAAGCAACCGAAAAAGACCAAATAAAAAAAGCCAATTGGTTATTGGGTAAATGGGAAACTAAAACTGATGATGGTGTTCTTTCTGAGAGTTGGAAACAACTTAACGACAGTACTTTTCAAGGAGAATCTTTTTTTATTAAAGAAAAAGACACGCTGCATTTTGAAACCATGACGTTGCAACAAAAAGGAGAAGAACTATTCTACAATGCAACCGTAAAAGGACAAAACGATGATAAAACAGTTCCTTTTAAAATGACTATTATTACAGAAAAACAATTGATTTTTGAAAACCCAAAACATGATTATCCACAAAAAATAACTTACTCACTAATTAAAAAAGACAGTCTTGTGGCTTCCATTTCGGGAATACAATTGGGGAAACCAAGTTCCGAAAGCTTCGGAATGAAAAAGGAGGAGCAAACAAAATAA